One segment of Schistocerca cancellata isolate TAMUIC-IGC-003103 chromosome 2, iqSchCanc2.1, whole genome shotgun sequence DNA contains the following:
- the LOC126162555 gene encoding cuticle protein 7-like — translation MKLLVVLSAVAACALAKPGFVSPVAYNALGYSPVAGVLGYGALPYAAAYHGVVAAAPVAAPAVSVVAPVGLRTQYHAQDELGQASYGHTEPLQAHVAVQDAAGNKIGSYSYVAPTGEVVRADYVADALGYRVASNALPVAPAPVHTAVADTAEVVAARAAHLAEVEAVKSRSKRGIAPVVAHAVAPAVAYSAPAVVAAPAVTYAAHVAAPAVAYAAPVAAPAVVAPAPAVRTATLTTVVNNPGHAVSYRVD, via the exons ATGAAGCTCCTG GTGGTCCTCTCCGCTGTGGCCGCGTGCGCGCTGGCGAAGCCCGGTTTCGTGTCGCCGGTGGCGTACAACGCGCTGGGCTACAGCCCGGTGGCCGGAGTGCTGGGCTACGGCGCGCTGCCGTACGCTGCCGCCTACCACGGCGTTGTAGCCGCCGCCCccgtcgccgcccccgccgtcAGCGTGGTAGCGCCCGTGGGCCTGCGCACGCAGTACCACGCGCAGGACGAACTGGGACAGGCCAGCTACGGCCACACGGAGCCCCTGCAGGCGCACGTCGCCGTGCAGGACGCGGCCGGCAACAAGATCGGTAGCTACAGCTACGTGGCGCCCACCGGCGAGGTGGTGCGCGCCGACTACGTGGCCGACGCGCTCGGCTACCGCGTGGCCAGCAACGCGCTGCCCGTGGCGCCCGCGCCCGTCCACACCGCCGTCGCCGACACCGCCGAGGTGGTGGCCGCGCGCGCCGCCCACCTGGCCGAGGTCGAGGCCGTCAAGTCGCGCTCCAAGCGCGGCATCGCCCCCGTCGTCGCCCACGCCGTGGCCCCCGCCGTGGCCTACAGCGCGCCCGCCGTCGTCGCCGCCCCGGCAGTGACCTACGCCGCCCACGTCGCCGCCCCCGCGGTCGCCTACGCTGCCCCCGTCGCTGCCCCCGccgtcgtcgcccccgcccccgccgtGAGGACGGCGACCCTCACCACGGTGGTGAACAACCCCGGACACGCCGTCTCCTACAGGGTCGACTGA